Within Myotis daubentonii chromosome 13, mMyoDau2.1, whole genome shotgun sequence, the genomic segment aaaaggagaaaattattGAACTAAGCCTTTGGGAGGTGGAATTCATGCACTGCTATGATGTAGAAGTTTCTGATTTTGAAGAAGCAAGATGATCTATGTAGCTTCCTCTCTGCTATTCTAATACTCTGTATTTACTTGTGGATATCCTTCTATACTAATGCCCTTAACCTAACTGTTAAAAATGGGAGAGAGTTTCACTTAATATGATCAGGGAACCTACTTCTAGCTTATCTAAAAGTAACACAACTTTCATTTGGTTCTGCAGCATGAAGGTGAAGCAATCAGGTGGTTGCTGCATGGACTTTACCCAAACTTGTATTCTTCCTCTGCTTCTAGTTATCTAGTCTAGAGGTTATGTATATGGTGTGTTCTGCTGGTAAGTCTCTGCTCTTTAGGCTTAACATACATGTGGGGCATGCATTCCTTCCAGCAGTAGTAGCTTCACTGTTACTTGTTTGGGCTTAGAAATGCTCCTTATCTGTAAATGTGATTTAAAATCTAAGCcatgatgttttatttattaaaacaaaacatttaagtgaaaaaaataaaactaaattgttAGATTCCAGAGCCACATAACCACTATTGTCTCCTGCTGCTGTCATTGCAGTTATATTAAATAAAGCCAAATGTTGATTATTTCTGATACTAAGGATTAAATTAAATCATAGATGGCCCTAAACATAATTCTAGTTTGGGCTGGAGTTTCTGTTTTCCTAGTCAAAGTCTCTAACCAAGCTGTTAATTGGTAGCGAAATGATCAGGTTTGAGttatgtcctttttatttttttaaatgtatttttattgatttcagaaaggaagagagagggagagagatagaaacatcaatgatgagagagaatcactgatcggctgcctcctgcacgccccctactggggatcaagcctgcaacccaggcatgtgcccttgaccggaatcaaacctgggacccttcagtctgcaggtcgacgctctatccactgagccaagccagccagggctatgtccttttaaaaaaaattgtgacattctttttttttttaagtacttggacattttttttttaaatatattttattgattttttacagagaggaagggagagagatagagagttagaaacatcgatgagagagaaacatcgatcagctgccccctgcacatctactggggatatgcccgcaacccaggtacatgcccctgaccggaatcgaacctgggacccttcagtccgcaggcgggcgctctatccactgagccaaaccggtttcggcaagtacttggacattttaatgaactcCCCTCCATGTAGCTTCAAGCTaccaggacacaggccccaccaacaCCCTTAATCTTCTCCTCGGCTCTTTTGCTGAAGAACTTGGCCTTCACAATGACAGGCTGCTTTGGGAGCTTTTTCTTCCCCAGAACTTTGTAGTAGCCCGATCGTACCACATCAATGATGGGAACAGCTCCAGTCTTGCTTTTGGCAGCATTCACCCGTGTCTGCTCACTGACCAGGGTCCACAGTTTATCAAGGTTGACAGTTGGGCAGAAGCTCTGGTCCCTCTTCAAGTGGTAATGCCTCATACCAACTTTCCCAAAGTAACCTGGGTGATATTTGTCGAGGTTGATCCTGTGATGATGCAGGCCGCCAGCATTCCTGCGGCCCCCCGGGTGCTTCCTGTGCTTGCCGatgtggccgtggccgtggcccaCGTGGCCCCGAAGTTTGCGGGTCTTCCTCAGTCTGGATGGCATGTTGGCGGCCGAGTTGCAAGAGCGTGAAATTCTTAATAAAACTGAAAAGGGCCAAAAGACAGGAAGAAGGAACTTTACAATGAATAATTTATAAACTGGACAGTCATCCCTGAATAATGAATGGTGGCTAAGTATCTTAAAGAACTCAGATGTAGGACTTGTACACATTCTTAGGATAAACCTATCTGACCATTTTTGACAAATATATTGAGCTCATAGATGTCTTGGGCCATCAACAAGTTAAATTGTCATCACAAACCACTATTTGAATAGGGGCTATTATTGGATGCTTTCTGAATTGTGTAATTAAGGAAATTATTTCTTAGAGTAAAAAAgtcaaaatacaaatataaagatCAAAATGAAAAGTTGTGTTGATCATGGCTGTTTTGGGAAGGACTGATGTCCAAGTTCTTCCTTCATGGCATATAATCTGGACTCTTTATTTTAAACATGGATTTTTGTTTTAGGTGGAACAGATCCTAGCAGAATTTAAGGTCAGAGCCCTGGAATGTCATCCCGACAAGCATCCTGAAAATTCCCAAGCAGGTAGGTATTTAATAGCTGTTTCTCGTGGAAATGAATAGCATATAGAACTAAAAAGCCATTgtaacttaattttcttttctctattactCTCAAACTTATTCTTTTGTTCAATGCCAAAGAATGTTTTTGTACTATTGAATggtaggaggggagggaagagtgtAGAGTCTTTCCTCTAATGGTAGTCATTGAACatccatttttctttctgctgtAATGTGCTGCTTCATGGTTTAAAATGTGTCCAGTTTATGCCTTATTTCACCAGCATTGGAGTGTTAACATAACTTAAGCACATTTGTAACCAGATGGTTGAGTTGATGAGAACTTTGctgtgttttcttcatttcagggACCTGAACATGTCCACATATGCTACATGTCCATATGTATGATAATGTATTCACACTTTAGTTTTTTCATTTATGATCATTTAAAATCCATTATCATAAATTTAGACATAAATGCTTATGTATAtcttaacttgaaaaaaaatactaacaAACTAAAATCCTTCCTTAACCtatcttcctcctgctcctctccttccctttagagcagtgatcctcaaccttcctaatgccgcgaccctttaatatagttcctcatgtggtggtgacccccaaccataaaattattttcgttgctacttcataactgtaattttgctactgttatgaatcgtaatgtaaatatctgatatgcaggatgtattttcatggttactaattaacataatgaaagcatagtgattaatcacaaaaccaatatgtaattatatatgtgttttcccatggtcttaggcgacccctgtgaaagggtcattcggcccccaaaggggtcgcgacccaaaggttgagaaccgctgctttagagccaAACTTTCTGAAAAAGAAGTTCACAATTGATTTTTCTACTTCCCTTCTGCCCAGTTTTCCCAGTCTGACTTCCTCCTCACCTCTCTTGGAAATTGCTTTTGTAATAGTCACCAAGGACTTCTTGGCTGCCAAATCCAATGGTTGctttttttgtcttcctcttcctTGAGTAGCAGGATTTGGTACTGTGGATCATGCTCTCTTTCTTGAAACGCTCTTTGCTcttagcaacctgggcatgtgcccttggccggaatcgaacctggatctcttcagtccataggctgacactctatccactgagccaaaccagctagggcctaattGAGATATTTTTATCAAGTGTGTGAATAAATACATAAGGACTGGTACAAAAAATGTTTCCCTTATCTTAaagctctttattatatttttatagcaaTCATTGATCCTTTTGATTTGTATAAGCAGATGTTTTTCCAATATAGGAagtcatttattttgttaaatacttAGCTATTACTTTTGCTCATTTGATTCCCACTCTTTTTATTAAGGCATAACTTGTTTAAGACCACAGGAACAAATCATAAGTGTAAACTTGATAGATTTGTGTCTATGCACAGCCAGTTTAACCACTGCCCAGGTGAAGATGTAGGACATTTCCAGCACCCTTTTCATGTCCTGTTCAGAGTCAGACCCTCTCCCATTTGTGGATCTCTGTTGTCATTATTTAGTTTTGCCTGGTTTTAGATTTCATGTAAATGGGATCATACaatatgtactcttttgtgtGTGGCTTCTTTTGATTTACATTGTGTCTATGGTATTAAGCCATAGTGCACATGTAGCAATAGTTCACTCTGTCATTGCTGGGCCTTTAGGTGCAAACCCCCTCATTTTGTGCTCTCCCCCATctctccattttcattttctctccaccACCATGCTACGGTCCATGTTTTAGCCACTCAGAATATTTTGGTTCCATAGGTGCTCTGCTTTCTACTCTTCAGACCTTAATgtctgctgctccctctgcctggaactccCCTGAGGCCTGCACACGTCCCTGCCCTGCTTTGATTGGCAGGGCATACTCCTGCATCAGGTCTCAGCTTAGCCCCCTCTTCCTCTGGGAAGTCATGTGCGACTTCCAGAGCACTCTGTACGTCAGGCAGCAAACTGTGTGTCAGACCATCTCCTTGTTGCCTATTTGCTTATTAGTCAAACTGGAAGCTCAGTGAGGCTTATCTTGTTCCGATCGGGGTGCCCCAGCGGAGGACATCTACCTACCGCAGAGGACATCTACTTTGTGCAAATAGTAATTAgtggagtgagtgaatgagtgactTTATGAACATTTCTTTAGAAGACAGTAAGTACTTCTCTGAACTGGagttaatattaaaatagattttctagCATAAAAGTGTAAACGTTTGATAAACACTGAAAAACAACTATCAGCCCCAGGTTATTCTTTAACTGGATTTTTCTCCCAATGAAGCGTGGCTTTGAGTAGTTGTCTGTCCCAGGCACAGTTTCTATTTGGGATACATGATGAATCACTGTGCAATCATTGCCATTTCTAGTTGCTATAGTGATGGAGTTTTCATGTACCGGCTACCTCAGTCTTCTTGTTCAGAGAAACACTAGACTGtgtaaatattgtttaaaatgaaaaggtaCACAGACATCAGTACCTTTCTTTGTCAGCCTTGCAGTTGACAGATGATTCAACCTTTGGGTAGAAATAGTTTTCAAGTCTGTTTAAGCATCTATTTACTCAGTTTGGATGAATAATGTAAGTGGTTCTTTACATACTTGGAAAAGGATTATGGTTcctgataaaaaatattttaaggtcctagccggtgtgctcagtggttatgcccagatttcaagatcccccaagacagaccaccagggagccgagtccgatgcaaaagcatagagtcttttattcaagcccgggacttggtccccccccatgcctccattactggatgcaagagagagccctgagtcccaagggaacaaagaatttatagcgcttggggtcgggggtgggggcacactctgaccactgatttggccgattctggttggttgagtgagggccgggggctagtgacgcaagggcagggtgcagctagggtctggttacacaaagacaggggggtggctagcatactcttggccttgggctagtttcccccgctttcccattggctgagataagggcaggctgagtaactgatacattctgtggctttcctgggagaggagttagagacacagctatcagttccgttctgtcccttcattcccccccttgtcttggaacttccggctcaatcatgagtcggactgaactatcaactgaattaCTTTTATAtacttcttgacaaattggactagccTGTTGATAATGCAAGGGCCGAAAGTCAACAGCAGCAGGAGGGTTACAAGGGGTCTGCCGAGGTTCGCTGTCTTCTGTAGGGTGATCTGCAGCGGGTGTGTCTGgttagaggtcaccttccactcaggctccctgctgtcctgggcacagaaggagctgggcttgtgacctggcagagacaaactataacaaatggtttggtggaagggaaagaagctttaacaacttctattgaaataggatttttcttcttaaaattcctctatggctctcaaaaagccaaatcaagaccaatttatctactgtattcaatttggcctgatgtttgcataaacacaacaagaatggtaactgactatctttgctggaatttcatgattgaatcttaatgtgccccatagggccaggaagccaagccatccagctgccatcaggcctgcctgcagtatctgctgcgttaggtgaatccctcacctgtagcaactccacctgagcccacactccaggctttaaggcccatctcagtagccctcctactcgttgcggcccagagtgtgtgggggttccgcagggatgcagaggcatccttattgctccccttctactctgaccaaccgccagtgatggtagggcatgggcctgacgctccagcgccagccatcttcagggctcccaagcaggataccaggcttttcctgtggcacttTTATTGGCTTCATGTCTTCAGAGCttagacaggtttctttaaaacatgatactccagtcaaagtttccggttaataaaatcactactgaaaaccggtcttattgatttcacgcaaagaaatgtattgccatgacttattaagcattgccaaatttcagaggaattatataaggagaaaaacatactgatctgctctaagatcttctgatttttctcgtCAGTCCTTTTTCATGGACtcttcagagttataacaaaacagcaactgctggatttcttttatcagttctttctaagtactttggcataactatttaccctctgtttagtgaggcagaatgtaagttatttactctttctgacttACTGGCCTGTACCAtttgattcattttcttttaacatttctttttttttttcttatcatgtacacaacttttataaattttatactttcaaaccAGCCTTTAAACCTTTTTTCTATGTTCTTTagaaatgcataaccatgcctcagaccttctattccaaacaggcttttcccagttttctacagttgaggttttgtgccacctctgacatgggcatggtcacacaggcctaCAAGatagtatacaggctgccaactgtcaactgtctTTTGATAGAGActaaaacctgatgggtattctcctttgcccagttgggcacctgccctcttggcagctagacaccctttacttttggagtTCACCCCAcatagtccccttccaggacagctaacacatagctataGCAATGttcctcagtgtgggagactggacattTGCCAgttacagctacatttaaacctgtaagagaattgaaggttaatacaacatattaatacaatgaaacataatattggcaccatggctgcttcaggcagctaaatcatccgctactaaacatgagatatgacagggctatacaaacattttcgggaggtgactaaagtccactctttgaactttctatataaggtaaaatcgcccttgtctttctgaagccatgtctatgaagatgcaggtatcatctgagtctattatacaattttctgcaggtatagtccttttcaagttggggtgagtcctggggtcgTGAACTTTTTTACCCACAtcgagtccccaggctggaaaggatgtacagagtccgaggtggcactggtagggcatctcgaacaagcttatgggtggcttgtaatttctgtaagagatcatgtccaagtaaggggtacaggcattctggcatgactagaaacgaatgagttaccgtgttctttctgaggtccacagtcctctttttttttttttttttaaatatatttctttattggtttcagagaggaagggagaaggagagagagatagaaacatcaatgatgagagagaatcattgatcggctgcctcctgcacaccccccactggggattgagcccgcaacccaggcatgtgcccttggccggaatcgaacctgggacccttcagtccccaggctgacgctctatccactgagccaagccggctagggccacagtcctctttgatgtacaaggaaaaaggcagtttgtccggtggctcttagaactggtgtcttcttagatgttactggtcccattggctctgtcaagactgaataggctgctccagaatacaccagaAAATTAACCGGGGGTtctatttatttacaaatatttatacctaagtagacatataaatatcaaataaacattcacatttacatcttttcagtgaacaagtacttttacagtcttgggaattttggTAGATAACAGGAACAttgcccaagtcccctgatgggggcctgacaagaaTAGATAtgggggcctttggctggggggtataaagtcttcattctttctctctcggcactgctaaggacaggatcattggagaggtttcttcacctaggcaaggctgtgctgagccatctggggcaaaagtggtttctgcttccattttggctaaaaggtctctgtccattagagggaccaggtcaactggtaAATATAGGAACTCATGAACCACCTGATGGCTGCCTAACTGACATCGGCGGGGGcggcagaacagtctgcagctgtggtaccgTACctgtagctccaataatggtgacttcctgtcctgagaggggagctaccttctgagtaactaccgagtgctctgctgctgtatcaatcataaagttcccagtctggcccccgatcttcattttgaccatcggctcatgggggcccagttggaaaaaGCCCAAtctgtcctagtcagagtcagctgttgccagtccgaggaggtctgcctcaggcggctctggccaatagcggctgggtggtttggatggccttgccagcttcttctggcctttactctgtcccttcttacacatgcagaactggacccaaggcagcgaggtttgagcaattttaaaattccttaacatacattttatcattcatgttgcagggagggaccggGTTAGCTCCTCCTGAATAAaggaactaatcaaaataaggcttattttctaacttcatttgtccctgtgtgtggacaacaaatgacactaatcagattgacataaacgatttaacctttgtttagggaagcaaatgcaaagcatttactcccaagtgtcattggtttagggaagataggatttttgctcagtttccctattttacttgtcccagcttactggtctatcatgcatttaattttcttaaaatgtattctggcacaggagaaagttgttttgctgtacacaggtagcttaacccctatataactgggcttggacccctgcccagcaaactgcagtctgtaagttcaatatgcagccttcGGTTTTTCTAACCCAAGGAGGTTTCGgtcagtctctgagtcagactcctcctctcttggagaatttcaaagtcctgatggctcccaggtccagggagagtggctttttgttaacccttagggccctgctttttgcctttttaccagttccctttgtggcagagcagcaaccaggcctctttcaagggagtgcactaGAGGGGGATATCTGCCCCTCCTGTGAGACAGCTGCTGCGCCTAgggtctcccaggggcccagTGAGAGAGCGTCCCCCAGCAAATCCCAGAAGCCACTGCCCTTTTGCAGTGGTATGGACTCAAGCAGGGGTTCACTGGATGTAGCCGGCAGCGAAGCGCTCACTGgcttctgcctgcagctgctcGCACCCGCAAGCTCTGCCCCGCAGCACGCGCCGCACCGTCAGCTCCAGCACCTCGGTGCCcaccagcagctgctgcagctgctgcagctcctgTAGGCTCTCCTTGACTGCACGCACGCCTCTTCTCCACCAGGGGCTTCCGGGCCTTGCGGGCAGCTCAGGCATtcagccccacccccccttctCTGACCTGGCTCTCTGGGGCTGAGTGTGCctggcaaacagttctaaatcaccaggggGGCTGCGGATTCTAGCTTTGTTCCTCCTCCGCTTTTCTAGCGGGAGTtcagttgttgttttatttttttttttattcttagaaaccttaatcctttaatgattaccaaaagtgaacattcagcaattttagattaatatttatgaacatattttaaatgtacgtTTACTCTTAAGATATAGCTAGACCTTTTGTGAaaaactaagaacaggtatcGGTCTGGTTCAGCATTGGAGgggttaaaagaataaaccagggcagagaaagactgtGCTTACAGTTATTTTTTGTAACCTTGAAGTTCATTGATCAGACCTGTTAGGTTTGCAGCCAGCAGCATAACtgccaacccccccgccccacttctctcagcccaggctgcttttcctcacagatttttttctcttttactcttttataagcaatctcagaactaagcaatcttggaattacagcgatttacaacccaggtaagagcaactgatagacagaaatttatattaactaatgggctgattccttctgtaatggcgagcaaaagactctgagaactgctagagattcttgcagcccatcgcgggtccagtccaaacgttcagccagatgaattaacagaaatgcaaaataaattaaagtaacTTTCACTTTACACAGACTAGTAATGAGCAGCCAAAATAGACAAAACATTCGTATTCACACTCTCTCAATGGACTAGCTCAatggagctgagcagataaacaaaacaatgcccaactccccagacGGGCGTCagggcactcctggcacccatgtcccagaacagaattctcgACCAAcgttttggtgagaacctaccggaggagttaagactgTGTCCAGTCCCCCCTctcggtagcaaattggctagtcccacacaaacaaacagctgttcactcAGGCTTCCTCAATGTTTCGGCATTCATTCCAATTCCATAATCTCTATTGTacccctttaaaaatttttttaacatgtaattaagAACAGCAGGTTTACTTTGTCCCGACCTCATGATGATAGGTGAcaagagacagacaagggagggggtgacctgttttcacagatccttacTCAGTTGCCCACCTGAccgaagtcgtggagccacataaaggagaggagagggcaggccccctccttCCATATTTACatactttcaccaaacattcattcagcaaaggcatttaaacttttagcaaatactcagcatttctcaatcagtaacatttttaagactaaacttcaaaaatgcaagacataagttttttattatttgaattcagtaagcttcaaggtcccaaattcccagcagttctggaaaaccacacctgaggctggcaagcaggtttggcccagcccttgactttaaaatgaccataatgcttaaaggagtagtttgagtatGTCCCATAACGTCtgtccagtaagtccacagaaaacagaaaaaaaaatacaaacacagacAAATATAGTCTTCCAACTCTAgggaagcaaaaccaaaacaaccttccgactccgcggaagcaaaactACAGATTAGACGATGGCCATGCACCACtcgtctcagattgaggggtttctcggcccctccagatggaggatcggggcgtcccccgcctcctcccgcccGTGGCCCCCCAGTGCGTCCACCTAGGCCTTTACGGGCAATAcattcagaagtgagctcacacaggacagaacactCAGAATAGAATagacaacacacagacacttaccgcggtcagtcagactctccggatcgGGGTCCCTCATGAGTCTTGGGGGTCCCgcacgagcccccaaatgttatgcccagatttcaagatcccccaagacagaccaccagggagccgagtccgatgcaaaagcatagtgtcttttattcaagcccgggacttggtcccccccatgcctccattactggatgcaagagagagccctgagtcccaagggaacaaagaatttatagcgcttggggtcagggggtgggggcacactctgaccactgatttggccgattctggttggttgagtgagggccgggggctagtgacgcaagggcagggtgcagctagggtctggttacacaaagacaggggggtggctagcatactcttggccttgggctagtttcccccgctttcccattggctgagataagggcaggctgagtaactgatacattctgtggctttcctgggagaggagttagagacacagctattagttccgttctgtcccttcagtaCACAGACATCAGTACCTTTCTTTGTCAGCCTTGCAGTTGA encodes:
- the LOC132214921 gene encoding large ribosomal subunit protein uL15-like, giving the protein MPSRLRKTRKLRGHVGHGHGHIGKHRKHPGGRRNAGGLHHHRINLDKYHPGYFGKVGMRHYHLKRDQSFCPTVNLDKLWTLVSEQTRVNAAKSKTGAVPIIDVVRSGYYKVLGKKKLPKQPVIVKAKFFSKRAEEKIKGVGGACVLVA